The sequence CGGATGGTTATTCTGGAAGTGATCTAAAGGTTGGGCCTAAAGGCTTAAGTTGTGAGAGATTGGTAGTTGCAGGGCTCTACTTAAGTTAACTTCCGTGTTTTGTTTCAGAATTTGTGTGTCACAGCTGCACATCGCCCAATTAGAGAGATTTTGGAAAAAGAGAAAAAGgtatttttttccttaatttaTATCATGTAGATGGGAAAATTAAACTGAGTGGCATCTATTTCCTGTTTCGGGTTTTTACTGTTGCAAGTGTGCCTCACGAATCATGTTTTGTGTTGTGTCAAATTCTTGTAAATTTCCATTTCCCAAGCTTTTTAGCATGTTTCCTTTGTTATATCATCTATTGAATTATTTGTGGGGATAATCAAGCTTTAGAATccattttggattttttttatcttattctCGATGTATCCTGGTGGCTTTGTTTCTTTCTTTACCACTTCCTATTTTGGAGAAATTGTTTCTCATAGGGATGTTATCAAATAGTTTATCTGAAGAGATGATTacctttgtttttgtttttggaaTTTCTATCTTCATCTATCTAACTGCTATGGTTAATATCAGGAGCAAGCCGCTGCTCTTGCTGATGGGAGGACTCCACCGGCTTTAAGTGGGAGTGCTGATATTCGCCCCCTAAATATAGATGACTTCAGATTTGCTCACGAAAGGGTAGGAAGAAATCACATGAAAATGTCATTTTATATCTCCTACTTGTTCCTTgttctaaatttatttattttcattcgaCCTAGGTCTGCGCAAGTGTTTCATCAGAGTCGATAAACATGACAGAGCTTCATCAGTGGAACGAACTTTACGGTGAAGGAGGCTCGAGACGGAAGAAATCCCTCAGCTACTTCATGTAAAGGTTCGCATTTGTACAATTTGTTCTTTCCTTCTCATCGCCAGCATTCTCCACCCATTCTAGATCCAACTTCTCCATTGGATATGCATGTGAAAACTCACCGCATCGTACAATGAAGTATAGGTTTCTATTGTACACTTGTGTTCTAAATTATGAGATGGTGTAAGGTTAGAAGAGCCTCCCCAAGTGAAAATTATTGGCTACTCTAGCTTTGTTTTGTGTCCCATCTCTCTCCTGTTAAATAGAAAATGTCAGGCAGGATTCAGTTTAAGTTTTTGCGACTGCACAAGAATTAGTCGGATCCTgtgcatatatatttattgcCGTCCTTCATTGTTTTAATTGTTGCTAACTTATACTAATAAGGAAACGTGGTTTCTTTCATTCCTTCCGTCAGCTGAAGTTTTAGTTTTGAGTTAGCTGGTGTTGGCGACATTACTTGTCCTGCCAGTGGAGTACTATGTGACCTGAATTTATGTAGATTTTAAAACATGCAAAGTATTACTATTAGATGTAACTTTTTATATATCGTGATGCTCGGTTATACAATTGGTATGACTTTGATTTAAATTACAGTGTTGGCCACCGTCAAAACTTTACATTCGAGTTGCACAGTACAAAAAGCTGGATTGGAATTGTTCTTTATAGCTTTTAAGTCTGATGACACAAATATAAGTTTATGTAGCTTCCATCATGCTCCTAAGAATCTGCAGGGGCCAAGTGTTCGTAAAACATCTCTATGATAGGCTAAGTACCCAAGGGTCATTAGAAAAACTTGTTACAAGACAAGCtagtaaaaaaaacttaaaacgtcacatgtttaatccAATACTCCATATAATGTAAGTTTGATTTGAACAATTTAATTACCATaagaattaaattattatctgcACCAGATCATGTTAAATTTGTTGCATTTGAATCAGGCCTGACAATTTAGTAATGAGGATCGAACTTAAAATTTCTCCCGGAGGGGGTTGGATCAGATTCATGGGGGGATGATTAAAAGGGTGGCAAATTTTGgatttttgtataaaattataaataaattttaaattttcccacATGAGCAGAAGGCAACTGCTTTATTTCTtggggaaaaaaataataatttacgaGGCAATTAAACAAGTAAATCAAATGACGTCGAAAAATAAAATCGAAACAACATTATGAGAATGCCGCAGAATTAGAATATAAGCAGTTGTGCTTATGGGCGAGTTCTTGGGCAGTTGCACAAGTAAGACACGAGGGTCAATTTTTTAAAGGTCATAAAATTACTAGTAACTTGCTAATAACAAAGTTTGTGCTACTTGTAGAAAACTATTTTGtaacaaaaaaacaaacatcTATTTTAAGAAGTCCTCTTGGCGATATTTGAAGCTTGAGAAAATTTGCATCATAGGCATAATTATATTTGTGGGTGAGAAAATACACGTGAAGTCAAGGTTGTGCAGCTTCAAGGAGTTTCTCATATACTTGTCTGGCGCTCAAATCCTCCACCTGTTTGACAACGAATAATGAATGGCGTCATGTGATCCATAAAATACAACAAAACGAAGGCCCGAACAAAATAGGAGAAAATTACAAAGGATGTGTTGATACTTATTTTGGAATATCGACAAAACAAAGATTCAAAATTAGTAAAAAATAAGATTTTGCACACATCTTTAAATCACAAAGTAAAACGGCCGTGTTAGAAAATTTTAGTCTAGTGAGAAAGAAGAGGTTAAGACAAGCTAACAACAATGACAGCATATGAGAAAACTGTCATAAAGACAGGATGGAATCAGCGAAGTCAAATCACTGATCAAGGCTAGGAATTAGctaagagaaaaaaaatcagtCAACAGAGTCTCTACCGGGTTTAAAGACAAGCTGCGTAGGAGGTGAAATTATCTCTATTGTCTCACCATGCTTTTATGAAAGTATGTCAGAATCAAGGATATACTTCGAAACGCCGAAGACAGTTTCCATATGCCATTTAATGAAGGTATAAAATCTCAGTTTTCAGGTCAGAGATCAACGGAGACGATTTGAATGGCAAATATTAAGGTTATGACTGATATCAAGGCAATGAGAATAGATACTCAATTACCAAAATTCAAATGTTACCATCGACTTCCTCCATAAAAGAATTTGAAGGTTGCAGATGAAAGAACAACTAGACGAATAAAAAAAACGATTCAAAAAACTTACCTCTCAGAAAATTTTCTCAACACATTCTAAAGAATTTGAGAATTTAGATCATACTCGGATCAAGATTAATCAGTTCTTATAGGCCCCAGATAAATCCATTCCTGTTCTctgttgttttatttttgttagatTTCTTGAGTCAAGCACTCATAAACTCTAAAGAGGCAGAGTGGATGTAAAATAGAGTGGATTAGACATACTAAATTGAGTTTAGTTTTTTTCTTGTTGGTAATAGGTGTTATAGTCTGTAGTGTCAGCACTCAGCTGTGATTGTAAAAAGTTTGAAATAATCAAAGGATTATACCACCTTTGAAGAGTTTGAAATAATCAAAGTATTACACCATCTTCGAAACTTAATAAAATCTCGTCTTTTTACGTACTGCACTTTATGTTTGTCTGTCTATTGTCCTTGTTCGTTTTATATCCCAAATGAAGGTTACTCAAGTCTTCTACATTTTATTTATTGCCTACAGCTCTATTTAAACCTAGAGTCGACAAGGTCTTAACCAGCTTTGTACAAAATCAAATTGTTCATGAGACGGTAATGGTCTATGCACCCACCAACGTCTAGACTGTAATATCTCTTACCTAATACAGACAAAGCACGATGTAAGTTGCTTCCTCGGGATATCCAAAAAGAAGTAAGCTGCACGTACGATAGAGTGACCACAATGCAAGGGACAAAAATGACACTGCCATCTATTAACTTACATTGGATATCAATTATCACAAATTTCCTTATTTAATGGTAATCCAATGGGGGGCGGAAAAAGGAAAGTTACTCTTCTACACCTGAAGAAAAAATTCTCATatttcatgcataatttttatGAAGTCATGTTTCGCGCCCTCTCCAGTTTGATTTTAGTTTATTATAAAATGATTTGAATACTACAGTTTAAGTTGCCCTCTTAGTCCAAATTTCTGACCTTTGGAAAAAGACAGCACCACCATAGCTCTTCACTTCTGGACCTGTGTATCTTAGACTTGGCATGATTCTACAGTTGTTACTACCAATTTCTGGGCAATCAAGGTAGCAATCATTCATTGATTGATTATAGATAGATTATCTCTACTTCCATTTTCAGGGTTTCTAAGAAATACGCGTGTCAGCAAAGATACCAGGCATAAAAATTTGGTTTAATTCTTGGGCTCAggagaaaaatgaaatgaaaccaaATAAACTAAATCAACAAATCAAGTTTTATATAGAGCAAAAGGGCAGCCTCTCATTCCACTAAAAACACATAAGTTAAAAGAACGAAATTCAAGCACCAAGCTTACCACCAGGAGCTTTGATTTATTATTCCACCCTCTTTGGAGAGTCATCTGGCTCAGTTTCAAACCTAATACCTATTTCAATGCATTTTTGTCAGGTCAATTTGGATATTTTGTTTCAGAGATTGTAACAGTTGCTGTGACTGGTGATCAGACATTAAATAACTAATCTAAGTACCTTTCCCATATATTCTAAAAGCTCATTGTTAGCTTCCCCTCGGGCTGCAGGTGCGGCAACAGTAACTCGAACATCGTCAGCATTTACTCCTGAAATTAGTTAAGAAACAAGGTTGTAAGCAAAGAGATACATTTTCCGAACTATCATGGAATtttgtcaaaatttaaaaatgcatCTAGAAAACATGCGACACACAAAAGTGGAACAAGGAACATGGTGCTTTTCCCATATGTCCCAGATTCATATTGTGGGAACCAAGCTATGCACTAAATGGACGCCAAACTAGTAACTAGCACCTAGGCGGAGACTAGACACCGCTAGACGGATTCCACGGAATCAACATAATAAATCACATATTATAACTCCAACAcaataacatcaaatttaaaatgcCTTCAAAATTGCACAACTAATAGAATATCAAAAATTTCCTCTACTTCTCCATAATTTTCAACTTGTTCGTCATCATACACAAACTCAATATCATCATTGTGatactcttcttcttctttggaTGTAAAGTCATCATCGCGAAGTTCTCTAACTCTAGATCTCTGACGAAGATGAAGTTTGATGTGTtaggatgaatcaataaatcacatttctttCTGGACTTTGGTTAAGAGCCCATAAAAAAACATGAGGAGAATCAAGATCATTTACTTCAGCATTGCTCATTTTCTAGAGGTATTTGGTTGAGAGTTCAAAAAGAGTTGGGATTTCAATGGGCATTTCCGATGCAAGCTAAAGATCTTTTTAATGCGGATTCGGGGTGTCCCATACAAGAAAAGTTCAGCAAATTCTGGTACTTTATAATTCACTACACATTTTGGTTCATGTGGTTGGAAAGGAATAAAAGAATATTTGAAGATGTTTCGGAGTCCGTTGATCAAGTatgggagaaaataaaattcagaGTTGCATCTTGGACAACAAACTTGCAAGAGTACAATCATTTATGCATTTTGGATTTAGTGAGGCATTGGAAATTTGTTGGCGCACATGAATATTGTGTGATGATGTCATATAATTGTGCTTATTGAGATTTGTGTAATGATGTCAAAGAGTTTGTGCTTTAAGTTAGTCTTCTTGTAAAGTTGTtgcggattactcatccgcGCAATTGATGTAGcatcaaattattataataaatttagttttctgtaaaaaaaaaaagagccaATAAAAAAActacttttcattttttttaattggtaaattaaaagcccaaaaacttttaaaaaaaccccCAAAAAAAACCTAAAAGCCGCCTAGGATGACCGACTAACACTTTTCGGTGCGGTCGGCCGGTGCTTAGGCGGAATTTTAGAACAATGGTGGGAATTGCAGCAAACTGTTTTATTAGATGGTCAAACTTtcctattttaaaattttccgaACCACAGTGAGAACACATTTTTTCGTAAAAATGTCGTTAAGAACAGCCGAAGATTAAACAAGAATGATTTCTTGATAACTGAGTCTAATGAAAAGTGCCTTCACAAATTACTGATAATTCTTTGCCTTGTACAAAAGAATTAAACATATTGCCATAAAATGGTAACCTTATGAAGAGTATCAAGaacatttcaaattttcaaggaAGCACTGGAGAGAGTAAAAACCTTAGaagccaattttttttatatatgcaaTACACACACATGTGAATTAAAATGCTGGAAATTCAGCtactaaataaattaaatggtGGAAGATGAAAGACAGGAAGCCTCATAAGCTCATGTTCCAAAGCGAGGGTATCATAATTTATTCAAGACAATTTAAAGTTTCACTTCTTAACTTTCAAACACTGTCCAGAAAATACTAGCTTCCAGGCTGACTGGCTGAGACATTATTCTAGTGCATCATAGAAAGCATTTCTAACACAATCAATGCAGCCTCCTACAGGGCTACACCATAGTGTTATCATCATttgaaaatgtaatttttctCATGCCTTTTCTGGTTGTGTGACAGTCAAAAAATACTCCTGAGAAGCGCCTCAACCTAGACAAGCTAGATAATTCCTATGATTTCAAACTTCCCGTACAATCCTTATCTTATTAGCTTCTAATCTCTACGGATTGTACAAAATCAAGAGGTTCAAACTTTCCATCAACCCAATGGACCAACTGGTAATAGCAATTTATGCTGATCATTGATCTAATAACAAGCCTATTATATTAATTGCAGAAGTTCTGCAACACATAAAAAGGTACTTGTGATCCTATTTTTTAAGTATCCTGATATGAACACATTTACTGCTAGAAAAACAAAATACCGAAAAGAAACTAAAAATGCACATTCAAAGGCATGACTAGTTCATATTTCTTCGCATGATAAActctgaaaagaaaatcaaacaagTAAAAATTTTGATCCCTAGAAATTGAACATTTACGTAAATACTTATCAATCAACTACAGCATTAGAGCCAGTTGACTGTTGGATTACTTGTAATTGCTGAGCGTTGTGAACGGTCTTCCACTTCGATGGCCACTTGAACAAGGCCGCCCTCTAATTGCGATATGCAGGGCGGAACAGGAGCATCCTAAACCATATGACACGAGTAAATTGCATTCCACCAAAAACAGTTATCCAACAGGGAGTGTTAAGTATGTAAGGCTCCAGAGTGCATGCCATAGCAATGATGAACAATAGAAATAGTAATCTGACTAACCACCAAAATTTATAACATGTACAGAAAAAAAACGACAAGGAACAAAACTCACTTTAAAATTGCAATCTGACAAAACTTTACAATGTTACCTGTGGATTAGTTTCAGCAGCAATTGTACTAAGTGCACCGTCTACAACATATATGATGGAAGCAGATGCCATATCTTCTTCAGCGCGATAGCAAACAAGCAGCTCACAACCCACACAATTCATTCGATACTGCTTCTCCACTTTTCCTTCACCACTGAATCAAATAGATCCACAAAATTCAGAAGACGTAAGATAAATCTAGATTAGTGCAAAACAACTTACAGAAAGTTACCGCTTCAAAAGAACCTTTCCAGCTTCACTAGTGTTAAGCCTCGCAAGATGCTTCTTCCTGTCCAAGACATAAGCTTTGTCCGTATTTCTTTTGGGCATTTTCTGCAATTGGGTATCTATAAAACATTGTAATTGATATTTCGCAAGAGCTAAAAAAATGAAGTGTAATCAGAACCAATACATACAAAGCATTAAAAACGGAATAGATCCGTCCAGTTAAAGCAACAGAAATCTGAAACAAGGCAATCATCCAAACTCAAATTCAATTAGACTACTGGATTAGGAATTAAAATCTCATTCGGGATTAAATTTATTACCGGTAATAAGAACATGAGAGCTGCAATGCTTGCAGTAGTAGACGAAGAGATCGGAATCGGGACCTTCCGGCAAAGCGTCCTCGCTAGAGTATGTATGCGTCGTTCGTTTCGGCATCTCTCTCACTTCACCTGTTCACCGCACACAgtacttcaaattatatatattgtagtACATTGCCCACATACACATATATTAGAtgtttgtacaatattttttataatttatttattttaaatttaagtgagaatcaaaatataattataagaaatagtgagggacTATACtgtaaatttgatatataaattaaaaaataaatagaaaaaagacTCAAGTAGAAATTGAACCTACAACttaatgtataaaaaataaagacTCTATCTGTTGAACTACATATAGCttgcaataaaattttaacactttattaatatatataattattaaaacagatcatgacaccaaaagttagttactctaagtgtctcaaatttaataatatagtatatatataatatattttattttcttttcttttttttggaaataatctAACTTCTTTTTTAATCATCCCATATAATAAatgttcaaatttaattttataagaaCTTTCAAACAATTATTAAACAATGACTTTATGTTATAGAAAAATTTATTAGTAAATTGTTTGGTATCGATGTATATATCTAAGAATCATAAACCTACAATCAATTATGAAGACATCTTCgggcaaatttttttttatcaaattatatttaaaaaagataaaatcgcaCTTGAAGTTAAATGTCTTTCCATGATTTTAAAGATGAGGTGGTCTAAGGATTCTTTAGACCATTTTGGTGTGATGACAATGGCCATATTCATTTTGATGGCGATCCAAACTATTCGTACTATCGCACTTTTCTTTACCGTCGAAGATCAGCCAACCAAGTGGCTAACGAGTTGGCTCGCCTAAGTTTGCAATCTCACatcaatattttgtttttgatgtCTTTGTTCTTATACAAACTTGTATTGCCTGACTTAATTGTTTAAATGAATCTTGTtttcatgaaaaaagaaaaaaagaaaaaaaagtcaAGATTCATTTGCAGGCGTCTGATTTTTATAAACATAGACTACGTTTGGTTGGaagataaaattatgaaatgattaagagataaatgataaaaataatgattaaagtagaaatataatatataatgataaaataatattatatttggtaTGATGGTTAAGAATGAGATAATTaagaattttttgatgaattgaAAAAAATTGCCCATCCACTTCGACGGCGGCGGTGGTGTGGTGACCGGCAGCGGTCGGCCGGCCAGAGGTGGTCGGCCTGCGGCGGAGGCGATCGGTCGGCCGGAGGTGGTCGGCTTGCGGCAGCGACGGTCTGCCGGGGTTCGGGCGGCAGTCGATGGCGGTGGTCGGCCGGCCGGAGGTGGACAGTCGGTGGCGAGAAGTGGTGGTGTGTTTGGATATAGGAGAAggataaaattggaaaaataggaTGAATTACgagttggataaataatcctaaGGTGTGACaagtgattattttattcttgtTAATATAACTTAATCATTTATAAGAGGGATTGACttagataaataaaaattctaccaaacatgagattaagtgagttaaaaaattataaattcatcTAATCCCTCGTATCAAAAGTGCCTAATGgttttaaaacataattattaattttatataataaagatcGTTTTGCACAGAAATATATGCTTCTtactcaaaaataatatatgcgTAGATATATTTTATCTGGACAAAAATTACGTACAGGACAATACGAATACCTTTTCTcgatctattttttatttttttttggtgaaTTTTATCATCAAAAAGAGGTGGGATACGgtaatttttatttgaagtaCCCGACTAGATTTTTAACACCATAAGTTGACAAATTTTCGCAAAGAGTTTGGATTCCATGAACTTGAATTTTTCAGCTTATAATTTTAgcttatttattaaataaattattaatatgaaggatttcaaaatttctaactctTTCAAATCTCAAGATCTCACAACTTGGAAAAGTATTGTAACAGCGTGCACAATCACAAGATATAAAGGGAGTATTCAACAACATTTCAAGTTCTCAAACAAACACTTGCAAATGAAATGTATCGTTTAAAAGTTCAATAAATCGTCAGTCAATTCAGGACACAAAATTGAGCGTAATAAAGATGCTGAAAATGAAAATAGAGAAAACATAGCCCAGGCAGGATGTCTTGGCAATGACGAAACTCCATCCCAACATCTCGACTGCCGATGCCGATTGCTTGTGAAAGCTCTGCCCAAAAAGGAAAACAAGTAAAGTTCACCTCTGAGAAGAACAAAATACTAGCGGAGATTAGGAATAAATTATCAATACTTTAGACAACACGTAGAATTAAGATTCTCAAAATTGAGTGCCCAATAGGAGTGAGACAAAAGGATGGCTTTAAACATCAAGAATACAGTGGAATGAGTTGATAAATGTACACGTGCATGTCGCATATGGGAATGATATCAAAACTTGGTGGAAACCAATATAACATATGCATCAAGTAGCACATTTCTAAGTGCATCCATGCTTTGGTCAGTAGACTTAATTTGCATAAACTTCTTGAGCGCATTGGAATAACCTAGGAATAAACTTTGCCATATGGATTGCCAAACAACAATAGCCGGATAATTTTAGTCAAAAGAGAGATAAAAGAAGCTTACAGATTTTATTGAAGGCTGCAATGTCACAACTTTGGACATATTCACTTATTGGTTCCACAGTGAGGTGTTCCTCAATGAGCGAATCAACAGACACCAAGTCATCCACAATGGTCATCATAATCTGCAGCTTCTTGATACCATATCCTACGGGGATAAGATGAGCTGCAAACACGATGATCAACATGTTATTCTTTCCACATGATTTCAGGATGAATAAATATGTATCCAAAGGGGATTGATGCTCCATCACAAGAAACTTCGAACATGGAAATATTACCAATAGTAATCCAACCATACCTTTCTACTTAGGGTACAAAATTTTCCAACGCAAACCAAAAATCTTAAGGTGAAATATCAGTGAACTGAAACCTTGAACAACCTAA comes from Primulina huaijiensis isolate GDHJ02 chromosome 5, ASM1229523v2, whole genome shotgun sequence and encodes:
- the LOC140976460 gene encoding UPF0235 protein At5g63440 isoform X2; its protein translation is MFLLPKMPKRNTDKAYVLDRKKHLARLNTSEAGKVLLKRGEGKVEKQYRMNCVGCELLVCYRAEEDMASASIIYVVDGALSTIAAETNPQDAPVPPCISQLEGGLVQVAIEVEDRSQRSAITRVNADDVRVTVAAPAARGEANNELLEYMGKVLGLKLSQMTLQRGWNNKSKLLVVEDLSARQVYEKLLEAAQP
- the LOC140976460 gene encoding UPF0235 protein At5g63440 isoform X1, with protein sequence MPKRTTHTYSSEDALPEGPDSDLFVYYCKHCSSHVLITDTQLQKMPKRNTDKAYVLDRKKHLARLNTSEAGKVLLKRGEGKVEKQYRMNCVGCELLVCYRAEEDMASASIIYVVDGALSTIAAETNPQDAPVPPCISQLEGGLVQVAIEVEDRSQRSAITRVNADDVRVTVAAPAARGEANNELLEYMGKVLGLKLSQMTLQRGWNNKSKLLVVEDLSARQVYEKLLEAAQP